The sequence below is a genomic window from bacterium 336/3.
TTCTTGAAATTTCAACCTGTTTTTTCTGCCCTCTACAAAACATTTCCACAGCTTTGGCTACATCTGTTCGCATTTCAGTACTTGCCTCATTACCTGTTATTTGCTCGCAAGAAATGAGAATACTCCACATCAAAAATAATATGATATAATGCATAATACAAAATGTTTGAATAACGTTAAGAGTTGTATTTTTTTGCCTTTTGCAGAAAACGCCATCTAACAAATAAACCAAACAGCATTAAGAACACACCAAATATGCCTAAAAATATTTGTCCAAAATTTCGCTCCCAAAAAGCATTTATTCTTGCATTTTGGGGGTCATCTTTATGGTAAATCACCTCCACCTCTTGCCCTATCGTATAATTAAATAAATCTTTGTTTTGGTCTAAATCACTAATGAAAGTATATTCATTGCCTTCCAGAGTTTTAAATTTTATGCGTGGTGACCGATAAATAGCCTTTTCTTCAATTTCAACAACTATTCCTTTTACTTTGATACCATTTGTATCTAAATCTTGTAATTTGAGTAAAAACGAAAATCCATAAATTGCAACGACTAAGCCCAATATAGAAAGAACAAAGCCTACATAAGAAGCATTTTTATAAGCATTCATGTTTGTCTTTATTTTTAGTGTTCAAACAAATTTATAAAAATTCTTGAAAAAAGCAAGAGCTTCTAATACACCTATACATTGTAATTTTAAAATATTTTTTGTAGTTTGGTTATTATTTTTCTGAATTAATTCAGCTTTATTTCTATAACTTTTAATGTTATATCTATGCAAAAAACAGCTTATTTTTTATTTTTAGGAATATTGATTACTATTTTCAGTTCTTTTACTGGTTGTCAAAAAAAAGAAAAATATATTGATGGTTTAAAAGCTTCTGCTATTTATCCCACATTTCAGAAACAAGGTTTTCAATTGGATAGTGGTGAAACTATGATGTGGCGTAAACTTAATCGTTGGAATCTTTATAAACCCTCTAATACAATTCGTACATATAGCCTTTTAATATTGGGAGACTCTGATAACGAAGTGTTTCAGATAGAAGCAAAAGCTCTATCCAATGATGTAACAGACGATACCAAAGCTTTTTTTTCTGCCCTTATCAAATCTCTCAATTATACCAATGCAAAACCCACAGAAACAGAAAAATGGATATTGGATAATTTAGGAAAAAATGCAGAATATGAAGCTGGAGGGGTAACCTTTCAGTTATATAAAACCAGTGAAACTAAATCTGAAATTGGTTTAAAAATTTATCTAAAAGAAAATAAACGATAACAAAAAAGGCTGTAAATACAGCCTTTTTTCTATTTCTTTTTACGTTCAATCTCTTTGAGATTATTCATCTTTTTGAGTTGCAGAAATCCATTGATGTCATAAAGATGCTCTTTGACTTGCTTGTTTCCAAACTCATATACTTTTTCGGCAAGTCCATCCAAGAAATCACGGTCGTGAGATACTAAAATGACTGTTCCATCAAAATCTTTCAAAGCACTTTTCAAAATATCTTTGGTTCTCATATCCAAGTGGTTGGTAGGTTCATCTAATATCAGCAAATTGACAGGCTCTAAAAGCAATTTAATCATGGCAAGACGAGTTTTTTCACCTCCAGAAAGTACTTTTACTTTCTTATTGATGTCATCACCACTAAACATAAAAGCACCCAAAAGGTCTTTAATTTTAGTACGAATATCTCCTACTGCTATTTCATCAATCGTTTGAAAAACTGTAATGTTCTCATCTAACAAAGAAGCCTGATTTTGAGCAAAATATCCTATCATGGCATTATGCCCCAAAGAGAGTTTTCCTTCGAAATCAATTTCACTCATAATAGCCTTGATCAGTGTAGATTTACCTTCACCATTTTTTCCTACAAAAGCTACTTTTTCCCCCCTCTTGATTGTCAGTGATGCATCAGAAAATACCACATGATCTCCATAACTTTTTGAAAGTCCTTCCACTGTCAATGGATAATTTCCAGAACGTGGTGCAGGTGGAAATTTAAGGCGTAAAGCAGATGTATCTTCTTCATCTACCTCCAAAATTTCGAGTTTTTCAAGCATTTTTACCCTTGACTGCACCTGAAGTGTTTTAGAATATGTTCCTTTGAAACGCTCTATAAACTCTTGTACTTCTGCAATCATTTTTTGTTGCTCATCAAAAGCTTTTTGTTGCTGCTCACGTCTTTCTTTACGAAGTTCTAGGTATTTTGAGTAATTTACTTTATAATCATAAATACGCCCCATTGTGACTTCAATGGTTCGGTTGGTGATGTTATCAATAAATGCTCTATCGTGAGATATTACAATTACAGCTTTTGCTGAGTTAATCAAAAAGTCTTCTAACCATTGAATAGACTCTATATCCATATGATTGGTAGGCTCATCGAGGAGTATCAAGTCTGGGTCTTGAAGCAAGATTTTAGCCAATTCGATACGCATTCTCCAACCACCACTAAAATCGCTCGTAGGTCTTGAGAAATCTTCACGAACAAAGCCTAAACCTAAAAGTACTTTTTCTATTTCTGCATCATAATTTATTTGCTCAATAGTGTAGAATTTCTCACTCAAAGCAGAAACTTTTTCAATAAGTTCGTAGTAACTTTCCGAATCGTAGTCTGTACGAGTTTCAAGCTCTTTATTAAGTACTTCTATTTCTTGTTCCATGTTTTTGAGATCTGAAAAAGCCTTTGTAGCTTCTTCAAACACAGACAAGTGGTTTTCTGTCATCAGATGTTGTGGTAAATAAGCTATTACAGCATCTTTAGGGGCAGAAATTCTGCCTTTTGTAGGTGTATTGACACCTGCAATAATTTTAAGTAATGTGGATTTACCAGCCCCATTTTTACCCATGAGGGCAATTCTATCTTTAGGGTTTACAACAAACGAAATATCTTTGAAAAGTGCTTTTCCACTAAATTCAACGGTAAGGCTATCAACCGAAATCATGCAAAACTATATTTTAAATTGAAGGCACAAAAATACAAATTTTATAAATAAAAAGAGGCTTATTTTATAAATAAGCCTCTTTAATATTTTGTGAACTCGTAGGGAGTCAAATAACAGCCTTAAAAATACATTCAACACAGTTTTTTAAAAATTTAAGGCAGTTTTTGGGGTAGTTTTGTATAAAATTTATGAACAAACATCTACTATTCTTAAATCACAATTGCATGTTACAACATCTATTTTTTACAATTTTAAGAAATTCAATCTAAAATATTACATTAGTAAAACTCTCACATAAGTTCTATAATATACTTTAAATGCTGTTTTGGTGCTTTAATTTATTGAAATATTTTTTTTTATTACATGATTGCAAAATCAGGGATTCCCTGATGCGTGGAATATTTTTATTCCTTAGATTAGCATAAAAGTTTATGAGGTTTTTTTGCTAAAAATAGACCTTGCAAAAAAGTTTTCAAAAGAAATAGCAGAAATGATTATAAAACTATGCTCCATAGAAAAAAATGAAATAAAGAGTTTGTAAAAGCTATGAGTACAAATAAAAATCAAAACCCTGAACAAATTGCTCGTGATAAAATAGATAATATGCTCACAGAAGCGGGCTGGATTATACAATCTAAAAATGCTATTGATTTAGGTGCAGGCAAAGGTGTTGCTATCAGAGAATATCAGGTAGGAACAAAATTTGCTGATTATGTATTATTTGTAGATAAAAAGCCCATAGGAATTATCGAGGCTAAAAAAGAAGAGGATGGATACCAGCTCACAACGGCAGAAGACCAATCTACTGAATATGCTAATGCAAAATTAAAGTACCTAAATAATGACCCCTTACCTTTCATTTTTGAAAGTACAGGCACTATTACTCGTTTTAGAGATGCCAGAGACCCCAAACCAAGAGGCAGGAACATTTTTTGGTTTTTTAAACCTGAAACCCTTGCTGATTGGTTAAAAAAAGACAAAACTTTAAGAGCAAGACTTCAGGATATTCCTGTATTGAATGAAACAGGGCTAAGACCTGCCCAAATCAAAGCTATTAATAACCTTGAAATATCATTCAAACACGCCAGACCCAAAGCCCTTATACAAATGGCAACTGGAGCTGGAAAAACCTTTACAGCTGCTACTTTCATTTACCGTTTGCTGGAACATGCCAAAGCCAAACGTATCTTATTTTTGGTAGATACTAAAAACTTAGGAGAACAAGCTGAACAGGAATTTATGGCTTTCCAACCCAATGAAAGCAACAGAAAATTTACAGAGCTTTACAATGTACAAAGACTCACATCAAGTTATATTGCTTCTGATAGTCAGGTATGTATTTCTACTATTCAAAGAATGTATGCCATTCTGAAGGGCGAAGAATTAAATGAGGGTGCAGAAGAAGACAACCCTAATGAATCTTCTTGGTTAAAAGAGCAACAAGAAAACAAACAGGCTTTGCCCATTGAATACAACCCTAATGTATCAATTGAACAATTTGATTTTATTGTGGTTGATGAATGCCATCGTTCTATTTATAACCTTTGGAAACAAGTTTTAGATTATTTTGATGCCTTCTTAATTGGCTTGACTGCCACTCCTGACAAACGTACTTTTGGTTTCTTTGAAGAAAATGTAGTGAGTGAATATACTTACGAACAATCAGTAATTGATGGCGTAAATGTACCTTACGAAGTTTATACCATTGAAACTGAAATTTCGCAGAAGGGAAGCATAGTTAAAGCAGGCTGGTGGATAGATAAAAGAGATAAGTTCACTCGAAAAACCCGCTGGCAACAAGAAGATGAAGATACTATATATACAAAAAATGATTTGGATAAAAATGTGGTAAATCAAAGTCAGATTAGAAATATCATCAGAGAGTTTAAAAATGCTCTTCAGACAACTATTTTCCCCAACCGAAAAGACGAAAAAGGCGAATATGAAGTACCTAAAACTTTAATTTTTGCCAAAACTGATAGCCATGCAGATGATATTATCAAAATAGTCAGAGATGAGTTTAATGAAAGTGATGAGTTCTGCAAAAAAATCACTTATAAAATTCAAGAGGATCCAAAATCAGTCTTAAATCGTTTTCGTAATGCATACTATCCACGCATTGCTGTAACAGTAGATATGATTGCAACAGGTACAGACGTAAAACCATTGGAAGTACTGCTTTTTATGCGTGATGTAAAAAGTATCAACTATTTTGAGCAGATGAAAGGTAGAGGTACACGTACTATCAACAAAGATAGTTTTCAGATGGTATCTAAAACGGCACAAGCTAAAACACATTTTGTCATTGTAGATGCAGTGGGTGTTACCAAATCGAAAAAAAACGATAGCAGACCTTTGGAACGAAAACCTACCGTAGCACTCAAAGACCTTCTGGGAGCTATTACGATGGGAGTAACTGATGAGGATTTATTTTTATCCTTAGCAAACCGTTTGATTCGTTTGGAAAAAGAAATTACTGAAAAGGAAAAAGAAAAGTTATTGGAATTTTCTAAAGGTAAAAGCCTCCGACAAATCAGCAAAGAGCTGTTAGCTGCTTTTGATAAAGATGAAATAGAAGAAA
It includes:
- a CDS encoding glycosyl transferase family 2, with the protein product MISVDSLTVEFSGKALFKDISFVVNPKDRIALMGKNGAGKSTLLKIIAGVNTPTKGRISAPKDAVIAYLPQHLMTENHLSVFEEATKAFSDLKNMEQEIEVLNKELETRTDYDSESYYELIEKVSALSEKFYTIEQINYDAEIEKVLLGLGFVREDFSRPTSDFSGGWRMRIELAKILLQDPDLILLDEPTNHMDIESIQWLEDFLINSAKAVIVISHDRAFIDNITNRTIEVTMGRIYDYKVNYSKYLELRKERREQQQKAFDEQQKMIAEVQEFIERFKGTYSKTLQVQSRVKMLEKLEILEVDEEDTSALRLKFPPAPRSGNYPLTVEGLSKSYGDHVVFSDASLTIKRGEKVAFVGKNGEGKSTLIKAIMSEIDFEGKLSLGHNAMIGYFAQNQASLLDENITVFQTIDEIAVGDIRTKIKDLLGAFMFSGDDINKKVKVLSGGEKTRLAMIKLLLEPVNLLILDEPTNHLDMRTKDILKSALKDFDGTVILVSHDRDFLDGLAEKVYEFGNKQVKEHLYDINGFLQLKKMNNLKEIERKKK
- a CDS encoding restriction endonuclease subunit R, with amino-acid sequence MSTNKNQNPEQIARDKIDNMLTEAGWIIQSKNAIDLGAGKGVAIREYQVGTKFADYVLFVDKKPIGIIEAKKEEDGYQLTTAEDQSTEYANAKLKYLNNDPLPFIFESTGTITRFRDARDPKPRGRNIFWFFKPETLADWLKKDKTLRARLQDIPVLNETGLRPAQIKAINNLEISFKHARPKALIQMATGAGKTFTAATFIYRLLEHAKAKRILFLVDTKNLGEQAEQEFMAFQPNESNRKFTELYNVQRLTSSYIASDSQVCISTIQRMYAILKGEELNEGAEEDNPNESSWLKEQQENKQALPIEYNPNVSIEQFDFIVVDECHRSIYNLWKQVLDYFDAFLIGLTATPDKRTFGFFEENVVSEYTYEQSVIDGVNVPYEVYTIETEISQKGSIVKAGWWIDKRDKFTRKTRWQQEDEDTIYTKNDLDKNVVNQSQIRNIIREFKNALQTTIFPNRKDEKGEYEVPKTLIFAKTDSHADDIIKIVRDEFNESDEFCKKITYKIQEDPKSVLNRFRNAYYPRIAVTVDMIATGTDVKPLEVLLFMRDVKSINYFEQMKGRGTRTINKDSFQMVSKTAQAKTHFVIVDAVGVTKSKKNDSRPLERKPTVALKDLLGAITMGVTDEDLFLSLANRLIRLEKEITEKEKEKLLEFSKGKSLRQISKELLAAFDKDEIEEKAKAIIEAIPEQNRTPEKIVEAQQQAQKELIDEASSTFNGKLNDYIDHVRQTHEQIIDTYNIDTVTKSEWNTASVDKAKEIVKDFSDYLLANQDEIKALTIFYKQPYNRRNITFKMIKEVFEKLKMDKPTLAPQYVWEAYKQLENVKSTQPTDELTALVSLIRRACGIDKELQAFDKTIDENFKTWIFKQNAGKHNRFTPEQMEWLREIKNHVVNSYHIEIDDLDYTPFDEKGGKGKMYQLFGKEMNEIIDELNGILVA